One Flagellimonas sp. CMM7 genomic region harbors:
- a CDS encoding succinate dehydrogenase cytochrome b subunit, translated as MSGLIKSSIARKVVMALSGLFLVFFLTQHFVINITSVIDPEIFNSWSHFMGYNPLVQFVLQPILIAGVIIHFVMGFVLEIQNKKARGINYVKYKGSANAPWVSRNMIYSGLVVLAFLFLHFYDFWVHEMTYKYVEFLPQDPSRYHAETVEKFAPFWRTIIYIVSFFLLTLHLWHGFSSSFQTMGVNNKYTPAIKAFAKIFSVVIPLGFAFIALYHHLNPITH; from the coding sequence ATGAGTGGATTGATAAAATCTTCGATTGCCCGTAAAGTAGTGATGGCACTTTCGGGCCTTTTTCTAGTATTTTTTCTTACACAACACTTTGTCATCAACATTACCTCGGTCATAGACCCAGAAATCTTTAACTCTTGGTCCCACTTTATGGGGTATAACCCACTAGTACAATTTGTTCTGCAACCGATTTTAATTGCCGGTGTAATTATTCATTTTGTTATGGGTTTTGTTCTAGAAATTCAGAACAAAAAAGCAAGAGGCATCAACTATGTAAAGTACAAAGGAAGCGCTAATGCTCCTTGGGTATCTAGAAACATGATTTATTCCGGACTGGTCGTATTGGCTTTCTTATTCCTTCACTTTTATGACTTCTGGGTACATGAAATGACATATAAATATGTGGAATTCTTACCTCAGGACCCTTCTCGTTATCATGCCGAAACTGTAGAAAAGTTTGCGCCTTTTTGGAGAACCATTATTTACATAGTATCATTTTTTTTATTGACGTTACACCTATGGCACGGCTTTTCATCTTCTTTTCAGACCATGGGGGTCAATAATAAATACACTCCAGCGATAAAGGCATTCGCTAAAATATTTTCAGTGGTAATTCCTTTGGGCTTTGCATTCATTGCCCTTTATCACCACCTTAACCCAATAACACATTAA
- a CDS encoding methionine aminotransferase, with the protein MKIDSKLPNVGTNIFTATGKLANENNAVNLSQGYPNFGADPKLLQLVDDALKGGYNQYAPMQGSVSLRTIISGKIENLYKKTYHPESEITVTSGATQAIFTAISAFVRPGDEVIVLKPAYDCYEPAIEVFGGKTVPVQLEGLDYTINWDTFKAAICSKTKMVIINTPHNPAGTIWSKNDMLQLQKILKDTNIILLSDEVYEHIVFDGKEHESVAKYPELASRSIICSSFGKTFHVTGWKIGYCVAPKTLMTEFQKVHQFNVFCVNHPTQEALAKYLETPEHYLNLGPFYQEKRDYFLNAISSSRFKMIPSSGTHFQILDYSDITTEGDTEFAERLIKDYKLASIPVSVFNLNNLDNKQLRFCFAKTKDVLDEAAEILNRI; encoded by the coding sequence ATCAAAATTGATTCCAAATTACCCAATGTGGGCACAAACATATTTACCGCTACTGGTAAATTGGCAAACGAAAACAATGCCGTAAATCTGTCTCAGGGGTATCCAAATTTTGGTGCGGATCCAAAACTTCTGCAATTGGTTGATGATGCTTTAAAAGGCGGTTACAACCAATACGCACCTATGCAGGGTTCAGTTTCTTTACGTACCATAATTTCAGGGAAAATTGAAAATTTATACAAAAAAACATATCACCCAGAATCTGAAATAACCGTTACGTCTGGAGCAACGCAAGCTATTTTTACAGCCATCTCTGCCTTTGTAAGACCTGGTGACGAGGTCATTGTTCTAAAACCGGCTTATGATTGTTATGAACCAGCAATTGAAGTTTTCGGTGGTAAAACGGTTCCTGTTCAGTTGGAAGGTTTAGATTATACCATAAACTGGGATACGTTTAAGGCTGCCATTTGCTCTAAAACTAAAATGGTCATCATAAATACTCCCCATAATCCTGCTGGAACCATTTGGTCTAAAAATGATATGCTTCAGCTCCAGAAAATCCTTAAGGACACCAATATTATTTTACTGAGTGACGAGGTGTATGAGCATATTGTTTTTGATGGCAAGGAACATGAGAGCGTTGCCAAATATCCCGAACTAGCGTCACGGAGCATTATTTGTTCTTCTTTTGGAAAAACATTTCATGTAACCGGTTGGAAAATTGGCTACTGCGTTGCTCCTAAGACTTTGATGACCGAGTTTCAAAAGGTGCATCAATTTAATGTGTTCTGCGTAAACCATCCCACTCAAGAAGCATTGGCAAAATATTTAGAAACTCCGGAGCATTATCTTAACCTTGGACCATTCTATCAGGAAAAGCGAGATTATTTTTTAAACGCTATCAGCAGTTCACGTTTTAAAATGATTCCCTCATCTGGAACCCACTTTCAAATATTGGACTATTCTGATATTACCACTGAAGGGGACACTGAATTTGCGGAAAGGTTGATCAAAGACTATAAATTGGCGAGCATTCCCGTTTCAGTGTTTAATTTGAATAATCTTGATAATAAGCAACTTCGTTTTTGTTTTGCAAAGACCAAGGATGTTCTGGATGAAGCAGCAGAAATTCTAAACCGAATTTAA
- a CDS encoding CoA transferase subunit A yields the protein MIKKTVPNVEGALKGVADGMTFMLGGFGLCGIPENAIAALVKLGINDITCISNNAGVDDFGLGLLLQKHQIKKMISSYVGENDEFERQMLSGELEVELTPQGTLAEKCRAAQAGFPAFYTPAGYGTEVAEGKETREFDGKMHVLEPAFKADFSFVKAWKGDEAGNLIFKGTARNFNPCMCGAAKITVAEVEELLPAGSLDPNEIHVPGIFVQRIFQGTNYEKRIEQRTVRQKG from the coding sequence ATGATTAAAAAAACAGTTCCGAATGTAGAAGGTGCACTTAAAGGAGTGGCCGATGGGATGACATTTATGTTAGGCGGTTTTGGACTATGTGGAATTCCGGAAAATGCAATTGCAGCATTGGTGAAGTTGGGGATAAATGATATTACCTGTATTTCTAACAATGCAGGAGTTGATGATTTTGGACTAGGCTTATTATTACAAAAACATCAGATAAAAAAAATGATTTCATCCTACGTAGGTGAAAATGATGAATTTGAAAGGCAGATGTTGAGTGGTGAGTTGGAGGTTGAATTGACTCCGCAGGGAACGCTTGCAGAAAAATGTAGAGCTGCACAAGCTGGCTTCCCCGCTTTTTATACTCCAGCAGGCTATGGAACCGAAGTAGCTGAAGGAAAAGAAACTAGGGAGTTTGATGGGAAAATGCATGTGTTAGAACCAGCATTTAAAGCAGATTTTTCATTTGTAAAGGCATGGAAAGGCGATGAGGCAGGGAATCTTATATTTAAGGGAACCGCACGCAATTTTAATCCTTGTATGTGCGGTGCGGCAAAGATTACCGTTGCAGAGGTAGAAGAACTTTTACCGGCAGGAAGCTTAGATCCCAATGAAATACATGTACCAGGAATATTTGTACAGCGTATTTTTCAAGGCACCAATTATGAAAAAAGAATAGAACAAAGAACCGTTAGGCAAAAAGGATAG
- a CDS encoding succinate dehydrogenase/fumarate reductase iron-sulfur subunit has protein sequence MKLYLKIWRQKDASAKGQMVDYTLDGVESDMSFLEMLDILNEELISKGEEPIEFDHDCREGICGTCSLQINGRPHGPDTMITVCQLHMRSFNDGDEIVIEPWRAKAFPVIKDLIVDRSAFDRIQQSGGYISVNTSGRPVDANAIPIEKHIADTAMDAATCIGCGACVAACKNASAMLFTSAKVSQFALLPQGQVEAAERVQNMVRQMDLEGFGNCTNTGACEIECPKGISLENIARMNREYLSASVKG, from the coding sequence ATGAAATTATACTTAAAGATTTGGAGACAAAAAGATGCTTCTGCTAAGGGTCAAATGGTGGATTATACCTTGGACGGTGTGGAAAGTGATATGTCCTTTTTGGAAATGTTGGACATTTTAAATGAAGAATTGATTTCCAAAGGAGAAGAACCTATTGAATTTGACCATGATTGCCGTGAAGGTATTTGCGGTACGTGTTCATTACAAATAAACGGCAGACCTCATGGGCCAGATACCATGATTACCGTATGCCAATTGCACATGCGTAGCTTTAATGACGGTGATGAAATTGTAATTGAACCATGGAGGGCAAAAGCGTTTCCTGTTATTAAAGATTTAATTGTTGATCGCAGTGCTTTTGATAGGATTCAACAATCAGGCGGTTACATTTCTGTGAATACCTCTGGAAGACCTGTGGATGCCAACGCAATCCCCATTGAAAAACATATAGCGGATACAGCAATGGATGCAGCTACATGCATTGGTTGCGGAGCTTGTGTTGCCGCTTGTAAAAATGCAAGTGCCATGTTGTTTACCTCAGCCAAAGTCTCTCAATTTGCCCTACTGCCGCAAGGTCAAGTAGAAGCTGCAGAGCGTGTTCAAAACATGGTTCGCCAAATGGATTTGGAAGGTTTTGGAAACTGCACCAATACAGGAGCTTGCGAAATTGAATGTCCCAAAGGGATTTCTTTAGAGAACATTGCACGTATGAATCGTGAGTATCTTTCTGCAAGTGTAAAGGGATAA
- a CDS encoding fumarate reductase/succinate dehydrogenase flavoprotein subunit, translating into MGILDSKEPQGPLADKWTKHKNEIDLVNPANKRNIDIIIVGTGLAGGSAAATLAELGYNVKTFCYQDSPRRAHSIAAQGGVNAAKNYQGDGDSVYRLFYDTVKGGDYRSRESNVYRLAEVSTNIIDQCVAQGVPFAREYGGLLDNRSFGGVLVSRTFYAKGQTGQQLLLGAYGAMNRQIQRGKIKSYTRHEMLDLVLVDGKARGIIARNLVTGEIERHSAHAVVLATGGYGNLFFLSTYAMGANVMAAWRAHRRGAFFANPCFTQIHPTCIPVSGDHQSKLTLMSESLRNDGRIWVPKRKEDAIAIREGKLKPVQLSEEERDYYLERRYPAFGNLVPRDVASRAAKERCDAGFGVNKTGEAVFLDFASAIMRYGKEKALTSGMKDPDDNTIRELGEKIVEAKYGNLFQMYEKIVDANPYKTPMMIYPAVHYTMGGLWVDYNLQTTIPGCYAAGEANFSDHGANRLGASALMQGLADGYFVLPYTIGDYLSDDIRTGAIPTDSPEFDAAEKDVRDRMEKLMSGTGIHSVDYYHKKLGKIMWNKCGMSRNEKELKEAIKEIAELRKDFWENVKIPGRPDSKNQELEKAGRVADFLELGELFAKDALERKESCGGHFREEYQTPEGEALRDDENFKFVSAWEYMGEPSTAKLHKEDLVYENIKLKTRSYK; encoded by the coding sequence ATGGGCATATTGGATTCTAAAGAGCCACAAGGGCCATTGGCCGATAAGTGGACCAAACATAAAAATGAAATTGACCTTGTTAACCCTGCAAACAAACGTAATATTGATATTATCATTGTTGGAACAGGTCTGGCAGGAGGTTCTGCGGCAGCCACTTTAGCCGAATTGGGTTATAATGTAAAAACCTTTTGCTATCAAGATTCCCCAAGAAGAGCACATTCCATTGCTGCACAAGGAGGCGTTAATGCAGCTAAAAATTATCAAGGTGATGGCGACAGTGTCTATCGTTTGTTTTATGATACCGTAAAAGGAGGGGATTACCGTTCCCGTGAATCCAATGTGTATCGTTTGGCTGAAGTTTCTACCAATATTATTGATCAATGCGTTGCTCAAGGTGTTCCTTTTGCGCGGGAATATGGTGGTCTGCTGGACAACCGTTCTTTTGGTGGGGTTTTGGTTTCTAGAACTTTCTACGCTAAGGGCCAAACCGGGCAACAATTACTTTTAGGTGCCTATGGCGCTATGAACAGACAAATTCAAAGGGGTAAAATAAAATCCTATACACGTCATGAGATGTTGGATTTGGTTCTTGTGGATGGGAAAGCAAGAGGAATCATTGCAAGAAACTTGGTCACAGGAGAAATTGAAAGACATTCGGCACATGCTGTGGTTTTGGCCACCGGGGGTTACGGAAATCTATTTTTCCTATCCACCTATGCAATGGGGGCCAATGTAATGGCAGCTTGGCGAGCACACCGAAGAGGTGCTTTCTTTGCCAATCCATGTTTTACTCAAATTCACCCAACATGTATCCCAGTTTCAGGAGATCATCAATCCAAATTAACATTGATGTCAGAATCCTTGCGAAATGATGGTCGTATTTGGGTTCCAAAACGAAAAGAGGACGCTATAGCAATTAGGGAAGGTAAATTAAAACCTGTTCAATTAAGCGAAGAAGAAAGGGATTATTATCTGGAAAGACGTTATCCTGCTTTTGGAAACCTAGTGCCGCGAGATGTTGCCTCCAGAGCAGCAAAAGAAAGGTGTGATGCTGGTTTTGGAGTAAACAAAACTGGTGAAGCCGTATTCTTGGATTTCGCTTCGGCAATTATGCGTTATGGAAAAGAGAAAGCATTGACTTCTGGTATGAAAGATCCTGACGACAATACTATTAGAGAACTCGGGGAGAAAATCGTTGAAGCCAAGTATGGTAACCTTTTTCAGATGTACGAAAAAATAGTGGATGCAAACCCATACAAAACTCCTATGATGATTTATCCGGCGGTACATTATACCATGGGTGGTCTTTGGGTAGATTATAACCTTCAAACCACAATTCCTGGCTGCTATGCTGCCGGTGAAGCTAATTTTAGTGACCATGGAGCCAACCGTTTGGGTGCTTCTGCACTAATGCAGGGCTTGGCGGATGGTTATTTTGTATTGCCATATACCATTGGGGATTATTTATCCGATGATATTAGAACAGGTGCTATTCCTACAGATTCGCCAGAGTTTGATGCCGCAGAAAAAGATGTACGCGATCGAATGGAGAAGCTAATGTCTGGGACAGGAATCCATTCCGTAGATTATTATCACAAGAAATTGGGTAAAATCATGTGGAACAAATGTGGAATGTCCCGTAATGAAAAAGAATTGAAAGAGGCTATAAAGGAGATTGCTGAGTTACGAAAAGACTTCTGGGAAAATGTAAAAATTCCGGGGAGGCCAGATAGCAAAAACCAGGAGCTTGAAAAAGCAGGAAGGGTTGCTGACTTCTTAGAGTTAGGAGAACTTTTTGCAAAAGATGCTTTAGAACGCAAGGAATCTTGCGGCGGACACTTTAGAGAAGAATACCAAACTCCAGAAGGAGAAGCATTGCGGGATGATGAAAACTTCAAATTTGTCTCTGCTTGGGAATACATGGGAGAACCAAGTACGGCAAAACTGCACAAGGAAGATTTGGTCTATGAAAACATCAAACTAAAAACACGTTCTTACAAATAA
- a CDS encoding LytTR family DNA-binding domain-containing protein — protein MMRAIVVDDEIAAINSLTWELRKFSDTLTVVETFTSAKEALSGINYLKPDCVFLDIEMPEMNGFALLQKLDYRNFAVVITTAYNQYAIQAIKESALDYLLKPIDGDEIKAVVEKLKKTNEADNFQVHFQETIDALSKASAPQMLQIPVNGKILFIRANDIIYCESDGNYSKIHLESSESLYVSKKLKELEDMLTNSTFFRVHNSYIIHTLKVTEFLRTENYVVLSNKKKIPVSRLKKEAFLNKMSL, from the coding sequence ATGATGAGAGCAATCGTAGTGGATGATGAAATTGCTGCTATTAATAGCCTTACTTGGGAGTTGCGTAAATTTTCAGATACCTTAACCGTTGTAGAAACATTTACTTCTGCCAAAGAAGCCCTTTCAGGAATTAATTACCTGAAACCTGATTGTGTTTTTTTGGATATTGAAATGCCAGAGATGAATGGGTTTGCCTTACTCCAGAAATTGGATTATCGCAATTTTGCAGTTGTTATTACCACAGCATACAATCAATATGCTATTCAGGCCATAAAGGAAAGCGCGTTGGATTATTTGCTAAAACCTATTGATGGTGATGAGATCAAAGCGGTAGTTGAAAAATTGAAGAAGACAAATGAGGCCGATAACTTTCAAGTTCATTTTCAGGAAACAATTGATGCACTTTCCAAGGCAAGTGCTCCCCAAATGTTGCAGATTCCTGTTAATGGTAAAATTTTATTTATACGCGCAAATGATATTATATACTGTGAGTCTGACGGCAATTATTCAAAAATACATCTTGAATCATCAGAAAGTCTTTATGTTTCTAAAAAACTCAAGGAGTTGGAAGATATGCTGACAAATTCAACCTTTTTCAGGGTACATAACTCATATATAATACATACATTGAAAGTCACAGAATTCCTTAGGACAGAAAATTATGTAGTGCTCTCAAACAAGAAAAAAATACCAGTATCCCGTCTTAAGAAAGAAGCCTTTCTGAATAAAATGTCGCTCTAA
- a CDS encoding helix-turn-helix transcriptional regulator: protein MYIIKQLRRKKNISQSDLAREIGVSLRTIQLYERKDANIPIKNLTKISEYFGKSIAELYLHEVNDLEGTYVKRQPFTKHGSVFYPLEYGKYLIMAPLVLMEKQKEYIKDLAVDDSGKNTFQTGFIVDFLHEEAHRAFEIAGDSMNDNSIAAIPNKAIVLGLRLNADLLAKEDGMVFNKSYVLVCRDRIICKWITGFNKKKNTIYCQNLNKSPEYQDFELPFKDVLQVYKVIKKQL from the coding sequence ATGTACATCATAAAACAATTAAGGCGCAAAAAAAACATCAGCCAATCAGATTTGGCCAGAGAGATTGGTGTTAGCCTGCGCACAATACAGCTTTATGAAAGAAAGGATGCTAATATTCCAATTAAAAACCTCACCAAAATTTCGGAGTACTTTGGAAAGAGCATTGCAGAATTGTATTTGCATGAGGTAAATGATTTAGAAGGGACCTATGTGAAAAGGCAACCTTTTACAAAACACGGAAGTGTTTTTTACCCTTTGGAGTATGGAAAATACCTGATTATGGCACCATTGGTGCTAATGGAGAAACAAAAGGAATATATTAAAGACCTTGCTGTTGACGATTCGGGTAAAAATACATTTCAAACTGGGTTTATTGTAGACTTTTTGCATGAAGAAGCACATAGGGCTTTTGAAATTGCAGGAGATTCAATGAATGACAATAGTATTGCTGCAATCCCCAACAAAGCAATTGTTTTAGGTTTAAGACTCAATGCAGACTTGCTTGCCAAAGAGGATGGTATGGTATTTAATAAATCTTATGTATTGGTTTGTAGGGATAGAATTATTTGTAAATGGATTACAGGTTTCAACAAGAAAAAGAACACCATTTATTGTCAAAACCTGAACAAATCTCCAGAGTACCAAGATTTTGAATTGCCTTTTAAAGATGTTTTACAAGTCTATAAAGTAATTAAAAAGCAACTTTAA
- a CDS encoding 3-oxoacid CoA-transferase subunit B has protein sequence MLDKNGIAKRIAKEVKDGYYVNLGIGIPTLVANFVRDDISVEFQSENGVLGMGPFPFEGEEDADVINAGKQTITTLPGASFFDSAMSFGMIRGKHVDLTILGAMEVAENGDIANWKIPGKMVKGMGGAMDLVASAENIIVAMMHTNKAGISKLLKKCTLPLTGVGCVKKIVTNLAVMEVTTEGFKLLERAPGVAVDTIIKATDGKLLVEGEIPEMEV, from the coding sequence ATGTTGGATAAAAACGGAATAGCAAAGCGAATTGCAAAGGAAGTCAAAGACGGATATTATGTGAACTTGGGTATTGGCATCCCCACCTTGGTTGCGAATTTTGTTCGGGATGATATCAGTGTAGAGTTTCAAAGCGAGAACGGCGTGCTTGGGATGGGCCCTTTCCCTTTTGAAGGAGAAGAAGATGCAGATGTCATAAATGCGGGAAAACAGACGATAACGACCCTTCCGGGAGCTTCTTTTTTTGATTCTGCAATGAGTTTTGGTATGATAAGGGGAAAACATGTGGACTTGACCATTTTGGGAGCAATGGAAGTTGCTGAAAATGGGGACATTGCCAATTGGAAGATTCCAGGTAAAATGGTCAAAGGAATGGGTGGGGCCATGGATCTTGTTGCTTCTGCTGAAAATATTATAGTTGCCATGATGCACACCAACAAGGCTGGAATATCCAAACTGTTGAAAAAATGTACGCTTCCCTTAACGGGGGTTGGTTGTGTAAAAAAAATAGTGACCAATCTAGCTGTTATGGAAGTTACAACAGAAGGTTTCAAACTATTGGAAAGAGCCCCTGGAGTTGCTGTGGATACCATTATAAAAGCAACAGATGGTAAACTACTGGTGGAAGGAGAAATACCTGAAATGGAGGTATAG
- a CDS encoding very short patch repair endonuclease, whose amino-acid sequence MPKKYSEERIKVPRFNEESGFYTTPQRSKIMSKIRGKNTKPELAFRKALWAAGYRYRIDYKKLIGKPDIVLNKYKTIIFIDGEFWHGHNWKQRKEKIKTNREFWIPKIERNIQRDKEVNAALENLGFTIFRFWETDVKKNLDACLQKVLISLEKYHIK is encoded by the coding sequence ATGCCTAAAAAATACTCAGAAGAACGCATCAAAGTTCCTCGATTTAATGAGGAATCTGGATTTTACACTACTCCACAGCGTTCAAAAATCATGAGTAAGATCAGGGGCAAAAACACCAAACCAGAACTTGCTTTCAGAAAAGCTTTATGGGCAGCTGGATACCGTTACCGTATTGATTATAAAAAATTGATCGGGAAACCAGATATCGTTTTAAATAAATACAAGACGATCATTTTTATAGATGGGGAATTCTGGCATGGCCATAATTGGAAGCAGCGAAAAGAAAAAATAAAGACCAATCGCGAATTCTGGATCCCAAAAATTGAACGTAATATTCAACGAGATAAAGAAGTGAATGCAGCTTTGGAAAATCTTGGTTTTACCATTTTTCGTTTTTGGGAAACTGATGTAAAAAAGAACCTAGATGCCTGCTTACAAAAAGTATTGATTTCACTAGAGAAATACCATATAAAATGA
- a CDS encoding GNAT family N-acetyltransferase: MNLTFRRCTNLDLEELVDISRETFAAAFEQANDPEDFKRYMDFAFNNEKLLSELENENSRFYFVFEKDELVGYFKLNKNEAQTDIKDKHSFELERIYVVGAHQGKKIGAWVLQQVLELTQKEGKDYLWLGVWEKNTAAIRFYQKHGFKKFDTHPYYIGKDKQTDWLLRLDF, from the coding sequence ATGAACTTGACTTTTCGTAGGTGTACAAATTTGGATTTAGAAGAATTGGTTGATATTTCCAGAGAGACTTTTGCAGCTGCTTTTGAACAGGCTAACGACCCAGAAGATTTTAAGAGGTATATGGATTTTGCCTTCAACAATGAGAAGTTGCTATCAGAACTGGAAAATGAAAACTCTAGATTTTACTTTGTGTTTGAGAAAGATGAATTGGTAGGATATTTTAAGTTAAATAAGAACGAAGCACAAACAGATATAAAGGATAAGCACTCTTTTGAATTGGAACGCATTTATGTAGTAGGGGCGCATCAAGGAAAAAAAATTGGAGCATGGGTATTACAGCAAGTTTTGGAGCTTACCCAAAAAGAAGGCAAGGATTATCTATGGCTTGGAGTGTGGGAAAAAAATACCGCTGCCATTAGATTTTATCAAAAACATGGCTTTAAAAAATTTGATACACATCCCTACTACATAGGAAAAGATAAGCAAACAGATTGGCTCCTTAGACTAGACTTTTAG